TTCTCAAATCAAACATATCTTTCATCCATTTATTGTCTTGCAACTTATATTTTACCATTAATGCATCCCATCTCATTTCAAAATCATTGACAAAAATTTTGGGGTCCCATACTATACTATTGAAGTCCGCCTTAAAATCCGATTCATTCATTGTTTCCCAGCTTACCTTCAAAATCAATTCATatattattctgttagaatataatATAGTATAAAAAGGCATTTCATTTAATCTATTATCCTAAtacaaaaaatatttcatttaataTTCTGATAAGAAAAGAACAATAATGTCAtatttatattgaaaataatgtcatatttatactgataagaatataacaataatgttagtACCTTCAATGGAAGTTTACTTGTGATATGCCACATACAAAAATCTATGTTTTGTGTATGGCAATACTATCTCAATAGCTTTTTTCATTGCTGGATCTTGATCGGTCACGACCATGATTGGTGCTTTTCCAAAACACTTCAAGAATGACCGAAGTAACCAAATATAGGAATTTGTATCTTCTCTACACAACAAACCAGCTCCAAAAGTGATGCACCTTTTGTGATTATCAATGTCACTAAAAGGTACAAATACCATACAATAcctaaaaaacacaaaaaaaataccATTATAATATTTAACTAAAAATGTTTATAATTCTAGAATAAATACCTGTTTGTACGATATGTTGCGTCAAACGAAACAACGTCCCCAAATAACTCAAAGTTTTGTTTTAAAGTGTCATCAGCCCAAAAGAGAGCATTTAACTGCTTCTTGTCACATTTGTATTCATATGTAAAATTTGTAACATTCTCTTTACGATTCTGAAGCTTTGTAATCAACAAATTTGCATCAGTGCCCCCGATGTGACAATTTATATCCCTTGTAAAAATTTTCCAATCTATCTCTAGTCCATCAACAAATTCACATCCTCCTTTTATAACGCACATTAGCCTATATGTTGTAGTTTCCCCCACCTTTGCACTCGAAAGCTTATGTATAAAAGCTTGATCAACAACATTCAAGTGACGTTTAGCTCTTGAAAGATGCATACAATCTTGATTGATCAATTTGTGGTTGTGTTGTTGTTCAAAGCGCCACAGGTAAACTTCTGAAGAATGTGGTATAACTTTGAATGCAAAAAAGATTTGCAATTTGTGCGTTTACAATTACTATTTATCAATTGCTTGTTATGATGATCACTAATTGTGTCTAAGGTAGAAGTGTTTGGCAACCCCCCTCTATTGCATATAAAATATTTCGAAGTTGTGATTCCACTCTTTTTCCTCTCTGTTGATTTTCTAATATCAAAACTAGATCTTAATGCATATCCTTTATACCACTTAATTATATCTTTGATATCTTTAAAAATTGAACCCACAATAGGTATCCAATTAGCTTCAACCTCTGGAATCCAAAATAAAGAACCATCAGCTCCAATGAATTGTTTGCAAGAGCCATATTGTGCTGCAACATTGTCACTTTGAACTACAAAAAAGAATATACCACCATGTTAACATAGAATCAGAATAATTTGCATTCATATGACTGTAATCATAAAAAACCACAATGTTATATGTGCATTATTCTATAAGCATAATATGCAGTAACATGAACTTGTCACCAACATCATTCTATAAAGAATAACCGATATCAGTTACAGAATTACCTTGGATTTCCGATTGATTTCCATCATTATGCAGAATCTCTGAATCACAAGAGCTGAATTGATGATTTTCTTCATCGTAATGATCATTTCCGATGTCATTCATATCTAAATCATACATAACTGTACTACATTAAAAATTGAATATGTTATATGCAACTAACAATGAAAGCAATGATTACCTTGGGTTTCCGATTGATTTTCCTCGTTATGAAAAATCTCTGAATCAGTAGAACCAAACTGATGATTTTCTTCATCGAGATGATTGTTTTCGATGTCATGCATatccaaatcatccataactgttATCATTATTGATATATCAATGTATGTACAATACTCTATAAGAATAACATGCAGTCTCATGAACTTATCACTAAGATGATGTTAATGAAAAGCAAATAGATGATGTTAATCAAAAGAAAACAGATGACATATTACTGAAAACATAATGATTGAATGaaagttaaaaaacaaacaatgaaATATATGATGCATTGTCAAATAACATATTATAGATTAAATTGTTTTCTAGCTCAAACAAATTCAACAACAAATGATCTTTGATTGCTGAATTGGATGTCTCAACAACAGATGATGTTTGATTGCTGAAATCACAAATCATACAAATATAAAATTGGAGAAATCGATAATAGCTTGATGATTCAATTCATGAACTAGGTTAAAAATTGAATACATTATATGCAACTAACAGTGAAATcgatgaaaactcaaaccttgatcaATTGACGATTTCATGATGTTGAGTAAAATCCACGGCTTGAAAGATCGTAAACAAttgttgaagatgaagattaGCAGAAATCGTTGAACACTTGAACCTCTACCGAAATCGATGATCAGAAAGTTAAAATTGATCAAAATCACTCAACTTATCAATTGCAGATGAAGAAGAATCAAGAACATGAACTCGAACAACACAAAAATCGTGAATTTAAAAGCTATGATTTAGCATCGTTCGATCAATGTCCAAATCAAAtcgattatcggttgaaagaatATAAGATTGGAGATAGAATATCGATCAAATTGAATTGAAGAACAAGGAATGTTGTTTCATCGAATAAATTGGTAGAAAACAGGAACAAGTGAGATGATTTCTGGATGATGTGAAAATTAAGCTAACCTGATCATCTTAAATTTAACCTAGTGACTAATCTACCCCTAATTAACTAATCAGCTAGATTAATTAATGTTAATCCCTTTTTTTATGAGCCACAAGATCAAATATGATCAAAGGCTAAGATTTGGTccccatgtctcacaaaatataggtggtctcaaatgaacctctacctatatatatatatatatatatatatatatatatatatatatatatatatatatatatatatatatattaatggtgTTTTTACATaactaaagaaaaataaaaatatacatttgaaaACACTAGTTGGATTCTACTACTTGTTAgtgtatttaaaaattaaatccaaccggttattttaaattaaataaacgtTTTAATACCGACGACCCTGCTGACAACCCTCCCGTCGGAAACCCCCTGCTGATGTCGTCGTTTCAAGACCATGAAAAAACTTTTTAATACTCGTTATTTCATTGCTAATGTTGTTGTTTGAAGAATTTTCTTAGGAACTCGTCGAAGATGGTTTAGTCCGAGTTTTGGCCTAATGTAGGAAAATTTCAAAAAGATGGTGTACTTTATTGAGATTCATGCCCAAAAAAGAAGCATGTACCAATCCTCAACATAAATCATCTTTCTTTTGTTGTGATTTATATTACATGATGGATAATACCAAACCTTTTTTCCATCTCATAATCAAGTATGGTGATTCCCAGAGTCGCGTCATACTAGCGACAAGCAAGAAATACAACTTCTTTTTGATAAACTCATTGATGAAGGAGGTTTAGGAGCATCCAATTCACGTCAACCCCCACCCCCAGTACACCTCCACAGTGTTTCATTTAAGGTTTTACTTTTCTAGATTATGTTTGGTTTACGTCATGAACACAATTTTGGGGATTATAAAGCGTTTTTGATTTgcttttttgaaaaattcatgtGTATAAGTCTACTTACTTTTTTCAAGAACATGATCATAAGTGGTTTGTCATGACTGTCCATCCAATGGTTTTCTACTTCCAACGCTAATTTTTTAAGTTGATAATCGAGAATCATTGATTCCAAAAAAAACGATTCTATTAGTTAGGTTTATCAGGATTGTATTATGGCTTTACTTGGTTTCGGACTGAAGTGAAAGGGTTAGATAAAGGATTGTCTTAAATCCTCTCGAGCGTTTGTCTTGGTAAACGGGGGTCCTACTTCTAACTTTTCTTTACATCATCAGTTTAGTAAAGATTATTTGTTATCTATTTCTTATTCCTTTGGTCTAACGAGACTCTTCATGTAGTCATTTGGGATGAAACTTAAAAATGTGTTGATTGGAGAAGTTGGTAGTAGCCGGGATGATTTTCACATCTACCAATTATTTATGTAGTTGATGTCCTGTTTCTCTTAGTCCCAAGTTTATATTTAGAATATTGTTTAGACGTTGAGCTGTTGAGTATCTCATTTATCCCTTTTGAAACTTGTAGCAATCTTGTTACCAAATAGTGTTTATGAAGTCATGATGTTTTTGAATTTGCAACTCATCATGATGTTTCTGAATTCCCAACTTAACATTGTCGTCGGAAAAAAAAAGAACAAGATATATGTACCAAAgaagcatatatcataatcacacTAAGCCATACCTAACTAGAGGGATAAAAATCTTGTCCATTCATTCGATTTTGTACAATGATGGGATGGGGGTAAATCTTCGATGGAAACTGGTTTTGTAGATCTCACCCCTACCGGCCTTTCATCTCACTTTATCTCAATTCCTATGAACCCTCTCTCATGCTCAG
The genomic region above belongs to Lactuca sativa cultivar Salinas chromosome 4, Lsat_Salinas_v11, whole genome shotgun sequence and contains:
- the LOC111892155 gene encoding protein FAR1-RELATED SEQUENCE 5-like, with amino-acid sequence MITVMDDLDMHDIENNHLDEENHQFGSTDSEIFHNEENQSETQDMNDIGNDHYDEENHQFSSCDSEILHNDGNQSEIQVQSDNVAAQYGSCKQFIGADGSLFWIPEVEANWIPIVGSIFKDIKDIIKWYKGYALRSSFDIRKSTERKKSGITTSKYFICNRGGLPNTSTLDTISDHHNKQLINKVYLWRFEQQHNHKLINQDCMHLSRAKRHLNVVDQAFIHKLSSAKVGETTTYRLMCVIKGGCEFVDGLEIDWKIFTRDINCHIGGTDANLLITKLQNRKENVTNFTYEYKCDKKQLNALFWADDTLKQNFELFGDVVSFDATYRTNRYCMVFVPFSDIDNHKRCITFGAGLLCREDTNSYIWLLRSFLKCFGKAPIMVVTDQDPAMKKAIEIVSWETMNESDFKADFNSIVWDPKIFVNDFEMRWDALMVKYKLQDNKWMKDMFDLRSSWIPTYFKDVPMSGLMRTTSRSESENSAFNRVSHHGYTLNNFMNAFESVMERQRNNQIKFDFDTSTITPIIKTPLEDMEKHASMVYTRTIFLMVQREILHSLVSCSQKSVTSGVVSDICIVKHKRTNISKKKVVVEKKEKVDIDYEWNFNTSEGDFEIIHIFCILKIYDIQEIPSRYILKRWRRDIIPTTVLKRTFRYGDSSGNVEKVAYKAFSMLDQCLSSLSNDDKKLEEFMQKLEVFMTGIGEQGSGKLPVTKEAHIDKLYGTTTNPEIVDVENPPMVKNKGSGTGKRLKSALEKATIQGNKQSRS